A genomic region of Paenibacillus sp. PL2-23 contains the following coding sequences:
- a CDS encoding L-fucose/L-arabinose isomerase family protein has protein sequence MKKFKLGYAPTRRFVFSAEDAYKYKIMIREKIESFGLDMDIVDLEGLNSEGLLYDDHINAEQIADHLKKAEVDAVFFPHCNFGTEDTVARVGKALGKPVLLWGPQDEAPLEDGMRLRDTQCGLFATGKVLRRFNVPFTYITNSRVNDPVFERGFVNFVAASNVVRQFRKLRILQIGPRPASFWTMMCNEGELLERFGIEIHPITLIDIQRASQRIEKGNSSELAAAMDYIKAKLDWSEVTEEDVRRIAALKVAMKQYAVSTGSTAIAIQCWSSLQDAMGIMPCLANAILTDEQIPVTCETDIHGAITSVMVQAATMNQAPTFFADLTIRHPQNANGELLFHCGNFPVSLSVEDKPKLKKHFLFDSHAPGTHEGEIRGGDMTLARFDGDHGEYQLFLGKAKGIEGPYTRGSYVWVEVNDWPLWEEKLVKGPYVHHSVGIHANAIPALYDACQYIPGLKPDPVDPTEQQIQAWLRGAGL, from the coding sequence ATGAAAAAGTTCAAGCTGGGTTATGCGCCTACACGTCGATTCGTTTTTAGTGCCGAGGATGCTTACAAGTATAAGATTATGATCAGAGAAAAAATCGAAAGCTTTGGCTTGGATATGGACATTGTGGATCTGGAGGGCCTGAATTCCGAAGGGCTGCTGTATGACGATCATATCAATGCGGAGCAAATTGCAGACCACCTCAAGAAGGCAGAGGTTGACGCTGTATTTTTCCCGCATTGCAATTTCGGAACGGAGGATACGGTTGCCAGAGTCGGGAAGGCGCTTGGCAAGCCGGTCCTGCTGTGGGGACCTCAGGACGAGGCGCCGCTTGAGGACGGCATGAGGCTGCGGGATACGCAATGCGGCTTGTTCGCTACAGGCAAGGTGCTTCGCCGCTTCAATGTTCCCTTCACTTACATTACCAACAGCAGGGTGAACGATCCCGTATTCGAGCGCGGCTTCGTCAACTTTGTTGCGGCGTCGAACGTCGTGCGCCAGTTCCGCAAGCTGCGGATTCTGCAGATCGGCCCGCGTCCGGCGTCCTTCTGGACCATGATGTGCAACGAGGGGGAGCTGCTTGAGCGCTTCGGCATTGAGATTCATCCCATCACGTTAATTGATATTCAGCGCGCCTCGCAGCGGATTGAGAAGGGCAACAGCTCTGAGCTGGCGGCGGCGATGGACTACATCAAAGCGAAGCTGGATTGGTCGGAGGTGACGGAGGAGGACGTGCGGCGGATTGCTGCCTTGAAGGTGGCGATGAAGCAATACGCGGTAAGCACAGGAAGCACGGCAATCGCGATTCAATGCTGGTCTTCGCTGCAGGACGCTATGGGCATTATGCCGTGCCTTGCCAACGCCATTCTGACCGACGAGCAAATTCCAGTTACCTGCGAGACCGACATCCATGGAGCTATTACTTCCGTAATGGTGCAAGCGGCTACGATGAATCAGGCGCCTACGTTCTTCGCGGATTTGACTATTCGTCATCCGCAGAATGCTAATGGCGAGCTGCTGTTCCATTGCGGCAATTTCCCGGTGTCCTTGTCGGTGGAGGATAAGCCGAAGCTCAAGAAGCATTTCCTGTTCGACTCCCATGCCCCTGGCACGCATGAAGGGGAAATTCGCGGCGGAGATATGACATTGGCGCGCTTCGACGGGGACCACGGCGAATATCAGCTGTTCCTCGGTAAAGCCAAGGGCATCGAAGGCCCGTATACGCGGGGCTCCTATGTATGGGTTGAGGTCAACGATTGGCCGCTGTGGGAGGAGAAACTGGTGAAGGGTCCTTATGTGCATCATTCCGTAGGCATTCATGCCAATGCGATTCCGGCGTTGTACGATGCTTGCCAGTATATTCCGGGTCTCAAGCCTGATCCAGTGGATCCGACGGAACAGCAGATTCAAGCATGGCTCAGAGGAGCCGGATTATAA
- a CDS encoding LacI family DNA-binding transcriptional regulator, whose amino-acid sequence MKLEDIAKIAGVSKSAVSLAFNDKPGISSETRERILKIAKDYGYTPKPRASSDSSPSKALTFLVITNSGIVLEEYYQQPFFRELIQYIEERCRAKGYSMMFSSLDMGAFERDVRLIADDPRSDGLILLGTNLSPEHISYIASHQRNLVVLDTSFDTLPVHFVEINNFMGAYQAGKHLYEIGHRQIGYISSNVRIHNFDERRRGFSAALEERGIQVTEPHLLSVAPTILSSQESLRKQLEQFLAKGGSLPTALFCECDYIAISAMKTLAELGFSIPGDISVVGFDNITESVIVSPELTTIHVEKERMAHLAVDLLIGSIHDAKEVRTKIKVDTRIVLRHSSAAPQAESLRANSTV is encoded by the coding sequence TTGAAACTGGAAGACATTGCGAAGATTGCTGGCGTATCCAAGTCCGCCGTATCGTTGGCCTTCAACGATAAACCGGGCATCAGCTCCGAAACGCGCGAGCGCATCCTCAAGATCGCCAAGGATTACGGCTACACGCCTAAGCCGCGCGCTTCGTCAGACTCCTCTCCATCCAAAGCGTTAACGTTTCTCGTCATTACCAATTCCGGCATTGTATTAGAGGAATATTATCAGCAGCCCTTCTTCCGGGAGCTGATTCAATACATTGAGGAGCGATGCCGTGCCAAGGGCTATTCCATGATGTTCTCGTCCCTTGACATGGGCGCGTTCGAGCGCGATGTCCGGCTCATTGCGGACGACCCTCGGTCAGACGGTCTCATCTTGCTGGGCACCAACCTGTCGCCGGAGCATATTTCGTATATCGCCAGCCACCAGCGCAATCTCGTTGTGCTGGATACGAGCTTTGACACGCTGCCCGTGCACTTTGTGGAAATCAACAACTTTATGGGGGCTTATCAGGCAGGCAAGCATTTATATGAAATCGGGCATCGCCAGATCGGCTATATCTCCTCTAATGTGAGAATCCATAACTTTGATGAGCGGCGGCGCGGCTTCTCGGCAGCGCTCGAAGAGCGCGGCATTCAGGTGACGGAGCCCCACCTCCTGTCCGTTGCGCCGACCATCCTCTCCTCTCAGGAGTCGCTTCGCAAGCAGCTGGAGCAATTTCTGGCCAAGGGAGGCTCGCTGCCGACTGCCCTGTTCTGCGAATGCGACTATATCGCGATTAGCGCCATGAAGACGCTGGCGGAACTCGGCTTCAGCATTCCCGGAGATATCTCTGTTGTTGGCTTTGACAACATCACGGAGTCGGTTATTGTCTCTCCGGAATTAACGACGATTCATGTCGAGAAGGAGCGTATGGCGCATCTGGCCGTCGACCTGCTGATCGGCTCCATTCATGACGCCAAGGAGGTCAGAACCAAAATCAAAGTGGATACAAGAATTGTCCTGCGGCATTCATCCGCAGCGCCGCAGGCGGAAAGCCTTCGCGCGAATTCAACTGTATAA
- a CDS encoding transketolase, translated as MVTNLELKRKAVQIRKDLLTMIHRAKTGHTGGSLSNTDILTALYYKIMKLDVANPKWEDRDRFIASKGHSVESLWCILADKGFFPKEELETFSEFGTRLIGHPNNKVPGIEMNTGALGHGLAISVGMALAAKRDGRSYRTFCLMGDGEQAEGSVWEAAMAGAHYKLDNLVGIIDRNRLQISGTTEEVMGLEPLEEKWAAFGWHVVSIDGNDMDALVQAFEEAPSVPGKPTLLMANTVKGKGVSFAENSAKWHHHVPNDDDLAKALAELDARDRKYLSEGQGL; from the coding sequence ATGGTAACGAACTTGGAGCTGAAGAGGAAAGCCGTTCAGATTCGAAAGGACCTCTTAACCATGATCCATCGGGCCAAGACTGGTCACACGGGCGGCTCGTTAAGCAATACGGATATTTTGACAGCCTTATATTATAAGATCATGAAATTGGATGTAGCCAATCCCAAGTGGGAGGATCGCGACCGGTTCATCGCCAGTAAAGGACACTCTGTGGAGTCGCTCTGGTGCATTCTCGCGGATAAAGGCTTCTTCCCCAAGGAAGAGCTGGAGACGTTCAGCGAGTTCGGTACGCGATTGATTGGACATCCCAACAACAAGGTGCCTGGCATCGAGATGAATACGGGCGCCCTTGGGCATGGTCTGGCCATCTCCGTTGGCATGGCGCTTGCGGCGAAGCGGGACGGCAGAAGCTACCGGACGTTCTGCTTGATGGGAGACGGCGAGCAAGCGGAAGGCTCGGTATGGGAAGCGGCAATGGCAGGCGCGCATTACAAGCTGGACAATCTGGTGGGCATCATTGATCGCAATCGTCTGCAGATCAGCGGCACAACCGAAGAGGTGATGGGACTGGAGCCGCTGGAGGAGAAGTGGGCGGCATTCGGCTGGCATGTCGTGTCTATCGACGGCAACGACATGGATGCTCTGGTGCAAGCGTTCGAGGAGGCGCCTTCCGTGCCAGGCAAGCCAACCTTGCTGATGGCTAATACGGTGAAGGGCAAGGGTGTGTCCTTCGCGGAGAACTCGGCGAAATGGCATCATCACGTCCCGAACGACGACGATCTGGCGAAGGCTCTGGCGGAGCTCGATGCCCGCGACCGCAAGTACTTATCGGAAGGGCAGGGACTATAA